One genomic region from Podarcis raffonei isolate rPodRaf1 chromosome Z, rPodRaf1.pri, whole genome shotgun sequence encodes:
- the GJB1 gene encoding gap junction beta-1 protein, with protein sequence MKWEGFYALVIGVNRHSTAIGRIWLSVVFIFRIMVLVVAAESVWGDEQSSFTCNTQQPGCKNVCYDYYFPISHIRLWALQLILVTTPALLVAMHVAYQQHQEKKLLVMTGHGDPKHLEEVKKHKMRISGSLWWTYICSVIFRIVFEGTFMYIFYMIYPGYQMIRLVKCDVYPCPNTVDCFISRPTEKTVFTVFMLATSGICIVLNLTEVVFLLVRACARRASKSHNPSSKKGSFLGHKLSEYKQNEINQLLTEQDGSLKDILRRNSGIQEKSDRCSAC encoded by the coding sequence ATGAAGTGGGAAGGCTTCTATGCCCTGGTGATTGGTGTGAACCGCCACTCCACCGCCATTGGCCGCATCTGGCTCTCTGTGGTGTTCATCTTCCGCATCATGGTGCTGGTCGTGGCCGCGGAGAGCGTCTGGGGGGATGAGCAGTCGTCCTTCACCTGCAACACGCAGCAGCCTGGCTGCAAGAACGTCTGCTACGACTACTACTTCCCCATATCCCACATCCGCCTGTGGGCCCTACAGCTCATCCTAGTGACCACGCCAGCCTTGCTGGTGGCCATGCATGTGGCATACCAGCAGCACCAGGAGAAGAAGCTCCTGGTCATGACGGGCCACGGAGACCCCAAGCACCTGGAGGAGGTGAAGAAGCACAAGATGCGCATCTCTGGGTCCCTGTGGTGGACGTACATCTGCAGCGTGATCTTCCGCATCGTCTTTGAAGGCACCTTCATGTACATCTTCTACATGATCTACCCAGGGTACCAGATGATCCGCCTGGTCAAGTGCGACGTGTACCCCTGCCCCAACACGGTCGACTGCTTCATCTCGCGCCCTACCGAGAAGACCGTCTTCACTGTCTTCATGCTGGCCACCTCGGGCATCTGCATCGTCCTCAACCTGACGGAGGTGGTGTTCCTGCTGGTGAGGGCCTGCGCCCGACGCGCATCCAAGAGCCACAACCCTTCATCGAAGAAGGGCTCCTTCCTGGGCCACAAGCTCTCCGAGTACAAGCAGAACGAAATCAACCAGCTGCTGACGGAGCAGGACGGCTCCCTCAAAGACATTCTCCGGCGGAACTCAGGGATACAAGAGAAGAGTGACCGGTGCTCAGCCTGCTAA